CGCGGTCCGTGATCTGCCCGTGGCACAGCATGACCAGGCCCAGCAGCAGCGCCAGGACCGCGAGCACCGGGCCGCGCTTCCAGGGCCCCGGCCGGGACCCGAGACGGATCACCCGGCGGACGCCCGCGAGCCGACCACCGGAGCCCGGCCCCGCCCGTCCGACCGCCTTCTCGCGGGTCTCCTCCCCTCCGGTCTGCGCTTCTCCGGTCTGCGCCTCTCCGGTGTGCTCCGCCGGGTCGACCTGCACCGTCGTCGTCTGTCCTCGCTCACCGCCGATCACTGCTGCGTCCTCGGGTCCTGCGTGGGGTCGGCGTACATCCGCGGGCAGCCTCGGCCGAGCCGGTGGTTCCGGTGGCTCTCTGTCGTCCTCGCCGATGGTGGAGTTCGCGTCATACGGCCAGTGAAGGCGGTGCGGTGTTGCCGGTGCGTATGCAGTTTTCGATATGCCGACGATATGTGTCGGCTCGTAGCCTGGAGAGCATGCGTGTGCTGATCGTCGAGGACGAACCCTTCATGGCGGAGGCCATCCGCGACGGACTCCGCCTCGAAGCGATCGCCGCCGACATCGCGGGAGACGGCGACACCGCCCTGGAACTGCTGAGCGTCAACGCGTACGACATCGCCGTCCTCGACCGTGACATCCCCGGACCGTCCGGTGACGAGGTCGCCAAGCGCATCGTGGCCTCCGGCAGCGGAATGCCGATCCTCATGCTCACCGCGGCCGACCGCCTCGACGACAAGGCCTCCGGCTTCGAACTCGGCGCCGACGACTACCTCACCAAGCCCTTCGAACTCCGCGAACTCGCGCTCCGCCTCAGGGCACTCGACCGCAGACGCGCCCACAGCAGGCCGCCCGTGCGGGAGATCGCGGGGCTGCGCCTCGACCCGTTCCGCAGAGAGGTCTACCGGGACGGCCGCTTCGTCGCCCTGACCCGCAAGCAGTTCGCCGTGCTCGAAGTCCTGGTCGCCGCCGAGGGCGGTGTCGTCAGCGCCGAGGAGCTCCTGGAGCGGGCGTGGGACGAGAACGCGGACCCGTTCACCAACGCCGTACGCATCACCGTCTCGGCGCTGCGCAAGCGGCTCGGCGAGCCGTGGGTCATCGCCACCGTGGCCGGTGTCGGCTACCGGATCGAGGGCGAGGGCCGTGGATAGGCGGCCCGGGCTGAGCGTCCGGCTCAAGCTCACCCTGAGCTACGCCGGCTTCCTCATGGTCGCCGGCGCCCTGCTGCTCGCCGCCATCGGGTACTTCCTCCTGGACCAGGGGTGGCTTCAGACCACCGAGCAGGGGGCGTGGAGAGCCACCCCGGGCACCGCCTTCGTGCGCGGTTTCGCCCCGATGGCGGTCACGGTCATGGCGTTTCTCCTGGTCTTCGGCCTCGTCGGAGGATGGCTCCTCGCCGGCCGCATGCTCGCCCCCCTGGACCGCATCACCCACGCCACCCGCACGGCCGCGGCGGGGTCGCTCGCGCACCGCATCCGGCTGCCCGGACCCCAGGACGAGTTCCGCGAACTCGCCGACGCCTTCGACGCGATGCTCGCCCGGCTCGAAGCCCACGTCGCCGAGCAGCGCAGATTCGCCGCCAACGCCTCGCACGAACTGCGCACCCCACTTGCCATCTCGAAGACACTCCTCGACGTGGCCCGCACCGACCCGGGCCACGACCGCGACGAGATCATCGACCGCCTCCACGCCGTCAACACCCGGGCGATCGACCTCACGGAGGCGCTGTTGCTGCTCAGCCGCGCCGAGCAGCGGTCCTTCACCCGCGAGCGGGTCGACCTGTCCCTCATCGCGGAGGAGGCCACCGAGACGCTTCTGCCCCTCGCGGAAAAGCGCGGCGTCACCCTCGAGACCTCCGGCGACATCGCCCCCGCGACCGGCTCGGAAACGCTCCTGCTCCAGCTGACCATGAACCTCGTGCACAACGCGATCAT
This DNA window, taken from Streptomyces sp. NBC_00663, encodes the following:
- a CDS encoding sensor histidine kinase, which produces MDRRPGLSVRLKLTLSYAGFLMVAGALLLAAIGYFLLDQGWLQTTEQGAWRATPGTAFVRGFAPMAVTVMAFLLVFGLVGGWLLAGRMLAPLDRITHATRTAAAGSLAHRIRLPGPQDEFRELADAFDAMLARLEAHVAEQRRFAANASHELRTPLAISKTLLDVARTDPGHDRDEIIDRLHAVNTRAIDLTEALLLLSRAEQRSFTRERVDLSLIAEEATETLLPLAEKRGVTLETSGDIAPATGSETLLLQLTMNLVHNAIIHNLPEGGTVRVTTGVRPGSVLLTVENTGGHLALDLVPTLTEPFRRGTDRVHTDHAGVGLGLAIVKTITEAHDGTLTLTPRSSGGIRVTVELPAPPP
- the vanR-Sc gene encoding VanSc-type vancomycin resistance response regulator transcription factor VanR, with the protein product MRVLIVEDEPFMAEAIRDGLRLEAIAADIAGDGDTALELLSVNAYDIAVLDRDIPGPSGDEVAKRIVASGSGMPILMLTAADRLDDKASGFELGADDYLTKPFELRELALRLRALDRRRAHSRPPVREIAGLRLDPFRREVYRDGRFVALTRKQFAVLEVLVAAEGGVVSAEELLERAWDENADPFTNAVRITVSALRKRLGEPWVIATVAGVGYRIEGEGRG